The sequence AGTGTGCCTTTCAGGTTTGTGCCTGTGCAATTAGAACTGGGGAACTAGGCACAGTCACCTAAGGCGCCATCTGTAATTAGcttttaattagtttttctCCACATTAACCATCTAATCtcttgttattattaaatacgtGATGCTGCCCTTGATTTTGGATACACAAAATATACTTCCACTAACATATTACCTTTCTCTCCACAGCCTATCAACGAGCGCCTGCTGAAATGCCCGTCCTTCTAACAGGTCCCTATTAATACGACGATTGCGTTGATCATCGTTGATGGCATTAAGTAAAATGCCAGCCTCAGTCGTCAACTGATTGCCAacctgaaaatataatataacattgTTGATTTTTCTagattgtttaatttaaagttagATTATTGTTGCTTTCTCTACactgtttaatttaaagttagattattgttatgtttctagattgttttatttaaatatacatcttatatgtatattaaaatttatagttaaaactttaggtaagtactctaATGTAGCAAATTAAAGACTGATTATTGCCAAATATAACATTGTTGATTTTTCTAGATTGTTTTATTccaacatacatattatatgtttAGTACAGAGGACGACACCTTAAGCTTAAtaattgtaagtacttaaacttAGACTTGCCTGATGCTGCCTTTGCTTTTCGGCTTCAACTTCCTCTGGTGTCAGGAATGGCACGGGTGCACCAGTTTTGTTTGCTATATTGTGCAAAACACAGCATGCATTGACTATTTTCCCTGCCATGATTGGGTCATAGTGGAGGGCACGTGCCGCAAGTAGACATCtgaagaattatttaaatatgctGTATATTGATAATTGTAAGGTTCATGATCTAAGGTAACTTATGAAGAATTTTTTATACCTGAATCTGGCCTTCAGTACACCAATGCAGCGCTCCACACAATTACGTGCAGTCACATGGaggttataaaaattatgttgGGGTGTGCCTTCcactgtatttaaaattgggGTGACCATCGTCCTCCTTAAGGGATAGCCGCTATCACCTGTGAAATATATAGTTAACTTTCAATCTATAATACCTGTGACATTGTGataagcaatgaaaatgtgaACCTAGATGATTTTTAACACCATtcaaaatcaataaataaatatataacttaGGTTGCCAGCAAAGCCATATCATTAACTAAATCTAAAACCTCCACAAtgtgggttggtgggttcacatatctagatgtgctaagtctagatatgcaggtttcctcacaatgttttccttcaccgtaagagcgatggtataaattgtacttaaattcaaagaactcattggtacatgtcagcgccgggaatcgaacccacatctcttgattgagaagcgggcgctcacccgacagagctaccaccgctcttatcgactgagctaccaccgctcttatcTGATTCTATATAAACTTGATTATTctaaaacatacctaataaaaaCACATGGTCACCATTCCTAGCCGCCTCTGTCAAGTGCTGACACAGTGGATGGCTTTGCCACACATTGGAGTCATGGGCTGAACCCGGGGTACTAGCATccacacataaaatattcaGCTCAGAGTCGCAGATCTGTAAAAAAACAGGATACTAATAAAGTCTATAGGATAACATATCTATAATTAAGCACCAATTTTCAATAAGAAACTTACAATCATAACATTAAGCGAATGATATCCCTTTCGGTTAAAATACCGCTCCTCATGTTCAATGGGTCTTAAAATGGCTATGTGTGTGCCATCAATGCAGCCTAGTACCCCTGggattttaaatatttcataaaatctgaaacaaataagtactagttagttagttttaagatgtaaattatgaaataaatgttAGATGTCTACCTACTAATATTGTGTTTGTTTATAGACCTACCTTGCTTTGATTGCAGTCCGTTCAGTTGACTGCATTGgccattttaaatatttttgtattatccTGGCATCATTCAATGCCGCAGTCACTTGCCTCAATGCCCTTGAAACTGTTTTTTGGGATACATTATGTATCGCACTTTGGCCAACCAAAGTTTGGTAGGAGCCCGTTGCGTAAAATGTTAATGCAATCAGTATCTGAAacatattaggtaagtattaagtaGATAATCTTCTACCATCCAGTACAGAACTATTTTATGCCAAATTATAGACGGCTCCTTACCTTCATCATAACAGATATACCATCTTGCCTGCGTTCTTTGGCTATCAGGGGAGTTAAATCCGCGGCAATCTCCTTCACCACATCCTTACTGAGGCGAAATGTCTTGACAAACTCCGAGTCCGGCAAACTTACGAAAGGATCGACATTCCGCCTCATGAAGGCGCGATTTTTGACGCCGCTCCTTCAACTCCCGCCGACCTCTATCCACTCTGTCTGCTAATATCAGCATTTCCCACCGCAAATTGAATCGATCCATATTGACAACGTATCAACAAACAACGACACCGTGACAATACGTGTATATTAGGTGTATCTGCTCAATGGCCTCAGAATGGTgatttttgacagataaacCATAATGAAGCAACTGACGGAAACGTCAATAAATAGTGGACTAGGAAAATTGTCACCCGAGAGACGATATCGATGTGGCACTTGTCAGTGGACTAGCGTTTTGTTCAATGTATTATGAGTGGCTTCACGGTGGCTTCCATCGAGCTGACACTATgctcttaaaaaatacaagactGCCAAATGTGTCATTTTGCGCTGTCGACATACAATCGACATCCAATTTTACTCTAATGCTTTTAGTAGACTTGGGGCCCTGATCATTGGCGTAGAGTAGACACCATGAGTTGAGCAGGTTGTGCAGTCTAAATCATTTAATCATGACGATAATGAAGAAAAATGTTCCAGAATTGAACCTTAGCTTAAAACACAATAACAATTCGTTTAAACTTATATGGGCAGGGTAGGTATGTGTATTGAAAATGACACCGGTGAAGGGTTTCCATTACCGAATTTCAGCAATTAACAATCACAAATCAACCATTGACGCTGCTTTAGGATTGTTTAGtactaatgttcggtggtgctAATCCTCACAGTAATGAAGAGGCAAATAAAGAAGAAGGAGATTTACGAGTCAATATTACTAAGATATAATTTACGGTTCTATTTACGTTGATTGATAACCTTGAAGGAAGGTTTTTCAAAAGCATAAAATGTTAATCTACAGATAGCGAGTAACTAAGTTCTAAAGATAACAAAATCGTTAAGTACTGCTTAAGtactcatatatttttatacaaccATGTCGTTCCAAACGAGATACTCACTGCCATCTGGTGAGAAATGTCAGGCATTGAGGCAGAATTTACAAACTTTACTTTAATAAAACACTAAATTGATCGATAATGGCTTTTAACGTGTCGTtggtaaaaagtaaaataaaattttcattgTCATAGAGAGAGTACGTTTGCTAATTTGgtaaagtaattaatttacctAAGTACCATAAAAGTGTGCCAATCCCGACATCAACACGtagatacctaaataaatcTATTCAGAAATGTCGCAATTcttcaaaaaaattaagtgCGCAATCACGCATTACCAAATATTTCTACTGGTTCCTTCCTGAAGAAACTGTGTAGGTTATTAAAGCTACAACAACCAAAAACGTAACGTATGTTTAGTATTCGAAAGAAAGCTAAGCATCACGCCTTCACCGAGAATCCAGTGTCGATTGAAatataaaaccaaaaaatcaAATTTCTAAGCCTCACCAA is a genomic window of Plutella xylostella chromosome 18, ilPluXylo3.1, whole genome shotgun sequence containing:
- the LOC119692180 gene encoding putative nuclease HARBI1 isoform X2; this translates as MRRNVDPFVSLPDSEFVKTFRLSKDVVKEIAADLTPLIAKERRQDGISVMMKILIALTFYATGSYQTLVGQSAIHNVSQKTVSRALRQVTAALNDARIIQKYLKWPMQSTERTAIKARFYEIFKIPGVLGCIDGTHIAILRPIEHEERYFNRKGYHSLNVMIICDSELNILCVDASTPGSAHDSNVWQSHPLCQHLTEAARNGDHVFLLGDSGYPLRRTMVTPILNTVEGTPQHNFYNLHVTARNCVERCIGVLKARFRCLLAARALHYDPIMAGKIVNACCVLHNIANKTGAPVPFLTPEEVEAEKQRQHQVGNQLTTEAGILLNAINDDQRNRRINRDLLEGRAFQQALVDRLWRERY
- the LOC119692180 gene encoding putative nuclease HARBI1 isoform X1, with the protein product MRRNVDPFVSLPDSEFVKTFRLSKDVVKEIAADLTPLIAKERRQDGISVMMKILIALTFYATGSYQTLVGQSAIHNVSQKTVSRALRQVTAALNDARIIQKYLKWPMQSTERTAIKARFYEIFKIPGVLGCIDGTHIAILRPIEHEERYFNRKGYHSLNVMIYPVFLQICDSELNILCVDASTPGSAHDSNVWQSHPLCQHLTEAARNGDHVFLLGDSGYPLRRTMVTPILNTVEGTPQHNFYNLHVTARNCVERCIGVLKARFRCLLAARALHYDPIMAGKIVNACCVLHNIANKTGAPVPFLTPEEVEAEKQRQHQVGNQLTTEAGILLNAINDDQRNRRINRDLLEGRAFQQALVDRLWRERY